CATAAGGAGTTGAATGAGAAAAACAGTATATTCGACTGCCTTTTTACGGCACAGGAGATAGAAAAGAGAAAAGAATTGTGGAAGGTATTGTGCGATGATTTTTTCAGCAAATTTATAAATAGAGCAGATACTGTTGTTGACCTTGGCGCAGGCTATTGTGAATTTATCAACAACATCAAATGCAGAAAAAAAATAGCTGTTGACTTGAATCGTCATCCTAAAAAATATGCCAACGACGATGTAGAAGTTATAATTTCGCCGGCAACAACTGTGGCGCAAATAGAAGACAATTTTGCCGATGTAGTTTTTACAAGCAATTTTTGGGAGCATATGAGAGACAGAGAAGAGATGAAAAGGACTTTGATTGAGGTTAAGAGAATCCTTAAACCTTCAGGGAAATTGATAATTCTTCAACCAAATATCCGCTATTCATATAAAGTGTATTGGGATTTCTTTGACCATATAATTCCATTGAGTCACAAAAGTATGGAGGAGATTTTAAGATTTATGGGATTCAAGATAAAGTATATTCAGCCAAAGTTTTTACCTTACAGCACCAAATCGAAATGGCCTCAAAGCGCTTTTTTGGTGAAACTTTATTTAAAGATGCCTTTTTTGCATTATATCTTTGGGAAGCAGATGGTAATCGTTGCAGAAAAAGGAGATTAAAAAAAATATTTAATTATTTGAATTATGAAAGTTCTATTTATTTCAAAAGGACAGGAAACACTTGCAATTGAGTATCTTTCATCGGCATTGAAAAAGGAAGGCCATAAGGTTGAGCTTCTTTTTGACCCCGGTTTGGATGACAATATGGGGTTTTGGGATGTCTCCATTTTAAGAAAGATTAATCCTGATAATGTATTTAAGAAGGAGATTGCACGATTTAGCCCTGACCTTGTTGCGCTTTCCTGTCCTTTGAATATGTTTCCTTTTGTCAGGAAAGCAGCTGCCCTTGTCAAAAGCGTGGGACAGATTCCTGTAATTGTAGGAGGCGGCCATCCCACAATTGCTCCTGATTATGTACTTTCCGATAAGAATGTAGATATTGTTTGTCTCGGGGAAGGAGAGGAGCCTCTTGTAGAGCTTGCAGAAAGGATTGAATCAGGAAAAAGTTATGATGATGTAAAAAATCTTTGGATAAAAAAAGAAAATGGAATAGTAAAAAATCCGATTCGCCCCTTGCTTGAAGACCTGGATTCCTTGCCTTTTCCTGACAGAGAAATATTCTATAGATACAACTGTTTTTCCGGTAATCTTTACTTTATAGCAGGACGGGGATGTCCCTTCAACTGCACCTATTGCTGTCAACATTCCTTTCAGAATATATACAGAGGTCTAGGAAAGTATGTACGCCTGAGAAGTGTCGATAATGTGATAGAAGAATTGATCGAAGCAGTAAAAAAGTATCCTGCCGAGCATATCCATTCAGAAGATGACACCTTTGCCTTTGACCATAACTGGACAAAGGATTTCTGCAGAGAATATAAAAAACATATTGGTATCCCCTTTTATTGCCATGTAAGGCCCGGCACATTGACTGAGGAAATCTTGAATGACCTTGCTGATGCGGGATGTGTCGGAGTTTTTTTTGGTGTTGATTGTGGCAATGAAGAAATGCGGACAACGGTTTTGAAAAGAAAAATTCCAAAC
This genomic stretch from Candidatus Schekmanbacteria bacterium harbors:
- a CDS encoding class I SAM-dependent methyltransferase; this encodes MNHKELNEKNSIFDCLFTAQEIEKRKELWKVLCDDFFSKFINRADTVVDLGAGYCEFINNIKCRKKIAVDLNRHPKKYANDDVEVIISPATTVAQIEDNFADVVFTSNFWEHMRDREEMKRTLIEVKRILKPSGKLIILQPNIRYSYKVYWDFFDHIIPLSHKSMEEILRFMGFKIKYIQPKFLPYSTKSKWPQSAFLVKLYLKMPFLHYIFGKQMVIVAEKGD
- a CDS encoding radical SAM protein, with amino-acid sequence MKVLFISKGQETLAIEYLSSALKKEGHKVELLFDPGLDDNMGFWDVSILRKINPDNVFKKEIARFSPDLVALSCPLNMFPFVRKAAALVKSVGQIPVIVGGGHPTIAPDYVLSDKNVDIVCLGEGEEPLVELAERIESGKSYDDVKNLWIKKENGIVKNPIRPLLEDLDSLPFPDREIFYRYNCFSGNLYFIAGRGCPFNCTYCCQHSFQNIYRGLGKYVRLRSVDNVIEELIEAVKKYPAEHIHSEDDTFAFDHNWTKDFCREYKKHIGIPFYCHVRPGTLTEEILNDLADAGCVGVFFGVDCGNEEMRTTVLKRKIPNDVIIEQAKLVKKSGIKLSCSSMFCLPGETPEQMYETFNMIKEIDSDYAYATIYYPFYGTELFDYAYENGYLDEETVALIKDGGGSLYGEPLIKSKYKDTALLLKNVLPAYMRFKKLRSIFDYILKMKSCTAGKIVNLFLTPFSYGTLGKLKRREMLRVFFRFLSYWLRLTPIKKIAGGKD